The segment AGGAAATTATCAGCCGCTTGAGCGCTGCTGGCGTGTATTGACATACCGGTGCGGGCGGCAGGTCGAACGCCCGCATCTTCCATTTCCTCGACTGTTTCCCATTCTTCTTATAAAAAGGCAAGTCATGAAGCATATCCGTATTTCCGCATTGTTGGGTGCGACCCTGTTGGCAGTTTCGAGCCTGGCATCGGCTCAATTCGGTGGCCTGTCCGGTGCGCTGGGCGGCGGCAAGGGAGTTACAGCCGAGCAGATCGTCAAGAAATATGTCGGCGGTACGCAAAGCGTCATGAAAGCCGATGCCACCATGCTGGCCGCGTTTGGTTTGAAGGAACAGTCGGACAAGGCCGCCTTGGAAGCGCAGAACCTGACCGAGGGCGCCACCAAGGATAGCCTCCAAGGTGCGAGCAAGATGCAAAGCGAAAACAGCAAACTGCTGGAAGAACAAATGAAGGGCAAGAAAGTAGCCATGGATGATGCGAGCAAGCAGCGCTTCACGGAAGGACTGATTGATCTGTCGAAAGGCGTGATCCAGTACGTCGGCATGAGCAAGGATGTCGGCAGCTTCAAGCCATCGGTCACCGCACTGGGCGCGTCGGCCAATTCGGCCCTGTTTATCGCGCAAAACCTGCCGTCGTCGATCAAGGCCGTCGGCAGCACCTTGAAAGTGGCGATTGATTTTGCCAAGAACAATAATATTCCGCTGCCAAAAGAAGCCAGCGACGCGACGGCATTGCTGTAAGTCAAGAACGGGATAGGAAAGATAGCAGGGCGACTGGTTCGCCCTTTTTTTTGGACAATGGAATTGCCTATGAAGATCACAATGAAATCCGGTATGCCGGCCATACTGCTGAGTATCGCCCTGGGCTTGGCTGGCTGCGGCGAGAAAGCTGCGCAGCCGTCTGTTGCGTCAAGCGCGCCTAAGCTGACGCAGACACCTGACGTCGGACAGGTTGAGCAAGTCATTACAACGGCAACCGGCAGCGGCATTTCGCCCGGTGCCGCGCTCAATGACGCGCTCAAGCTGGCCATCATGCAAGTCAATGGTGCCGCGGTGCAAGCCAATTCAAGCAATGCGAGTATGTTTGAGCAAGTGACGGCAACGCTCGATGTCGATTCGACGGCCGGTTCGGGGAGCGCCAGTATGAAAGCGACCATGCAGGGCCAGGCATTTGCCGAGCAGATCATCAGTCAATCGAAGGGCGTGGTGTCCTCGTTCAAGGTGGTTGACGTGGCATCGCCGTTTTCCAAAGGCGGTCTTTACAAGGTGGAGATCGAAGCGCGCATTGCCAAATTCAAGGCGCCAGCCGATAGTGGCAAGATTAAGATCGTCGTGGCGCCGCTGCGCAGCGAGCAAGTCAGCTTCAACATTGGCGGACGCGCGGTGCCGGCGCAGGAAGTACTGGCGCCGATCCGCCAGCAGATCATTGACGCCTTGTCGCAAACGGGCCGCTTTACCGTGCTAGATCGCCAGTTTGAGGGCGAGTTGCAGGATGAATTGAATATGATTACCTCGGGTAATTCCCCGAGTACCGACCTTGCCAAGCTGGGACAGGCGCTGAGCGCGGATCTGGTGTGGGTTGGCGTGGTCAATGAATTCGCTTACCAGCGTCATGCACGCAAGCTGCAGACCTCGGACCGCGAACTGGTGTCCTATGCCGGTGCCTGGTCGGTCTCGCAACGCATGATCAATCTGGCTACGCGACAGATCCTGCAATCGACCACCCTGCGTGGTGAGCCGCCAGCGATTGCCGCCACGACCCTGGGCAGTAACTTCAATGAGAGCCAGACGCTGAAGAACATGCAGGCCGCGATCGTCAAACAGGCTACCGAGGCTATCCTGCTGCGCACTTTTCCCATTTCCATCGTTGAGCGCGATGGCGACAACGTTGTGTTGAGCCAGGGTGGTAACGCCGTGGTGGAAAACGGCCGCTATCGTGTGTATCAGCAAGGCAAGGAGATCAAGGATCCGCAAACCGGCCAGTCACTGGGCAATATGGAAAAACTGTGCTGCGAGGTCCGTATCGAGCGCGTGGCGCCGAACTTGTCGTATGGCGTCCTGGAAAACGTCAAAATCAAACTCGATGGCATCGCCGCAGGCGCGCTGCAGGTGCGGGAAGCGGCACCGGTAGAGAAGGCCATCGTCAAGACTGAGCCTGTAGTGGCGCCAGTGAAAACCGAAGTGAAACGCAGTACATCCGCCGCTGCCGCCAAAAATGCCACTGCGGTTGGTGGCGACAAGGACTGGTAAGTCCCTACGGCCCAGCGGATCCAGGCAAGTTACCCCTGATCTATGTCGTTGGGTCATGGCTTGGGTACCGAGCAGATATTGTCGGTGCCCATTTCTCCCCTGATAAGCCATTTTGCCCCGCAGCACTGACGCTCCAGCCCCGAAAATATGTATTGATGGTGGCCAGCACAGGGCCTTTTTTTGCGCATCGCAGCATCGATAATGTTTGCATCGCGCGGCGCGCTGGCTTATAAATGTAATCGATTACATTTGCTTGAAAAGCGCCATGCCTGCAACCCTTCCTTCTCCTTTGCCGACAGAAACCGTCTCCATCAGCGCCGTCGCCGCGCATGCGGGCGTGTCGGTGGCCACCGTCTCGCGCGTGATGAACGAGCAGGCGGGCGTGCGGGCGCCCACGCGCGACAAGGTACTGGCGTCGGTTGCCGCGCTCGGCTACCGCATGAACCACCTGGCGCGCAGCCTGCGCACGGCCGAGAGCCGCATGCTCTTGACCATGGTGCCCGACGTGGGCAACCCCTTCTATGCGCAGATCGTGCGCGGCATCGATACGGTGGCGCGCGAACACGGTTACTTCGTGCTGCTGTGCGATACGGGCGCCGATGCCGGCCGCGAGCGCTCGTATTTCGACTTGCTGCGCATGCACCGCGCCGACGGCGCCATCTGCCTTGACCCGGACACGGTGCAACATGCCTTGTCGCATGAATCCGTCAGCCTGCCATGGGTGGCCTGCTGCGAATTCGACCCCGCCGTGGCCGTGCCCTATGTCGGCATCGACAACCACCGGGCCGCCTCGGACGCCGTCGCGCATCTGCTGGCGCGCGGCCACACGCGCATCGGGTTGATCAACTCCGATGAACGCTATCTGTACGCGCGGCAACGCCAGCAAGGCTATCTGGATACCCTGGCGGCGGCCGGCCTGCCCGTGCAGCCGCAGTGGGTGCACACGGTGCAAAGCCTCGATTACGAAGCGGGCACGGCTGCTACCCTGAAGATGATGGCGCAGCCCGACGCACCGACGGCCATCTTTGCCGTGTCCGACACCCTGGCCATTGGCGTCTTGAGCGCGCTGCGCCAGCTGAACAAACGCGTGCCCGAAGACGTGGCCGTCATCGGTTTCGACGATATCGCCATCGCCGCGCAGATCGACCCCGGCTTGACCACGATCGCCCAGCCGATGCGCGAGCTGGGCGAGACGGCGGCGCGATTATTGCTGCAACGCCTGGCGGACCCGGCGGCCCAAGTGCCGGGCGTGCTGCTGCAACACCAATTAATTCTGCGAGGGAGTGCATAGTGAGCGTTGCCGTCGGTTTCGAGGGGGTCTGCAAGGATTTCGGCCCCGTGCGCGTCTTGCATGGCGTCAGTTTTACCTTGTCGCCGGGGCGCGTGTATGGCTTGCTGGGTGAAAATGGCGCCGGCAAGTCGACCCTGATGAAAATCCTCGCCGGCTACGAAGGCGTGAGCGAAGGCCAGCTGCTGATCGATGGCCAGCCCCAGCGTTTCATGAATTCGCGCGCGGCGGAGTCCGCCGGCATCGTGCTGATCCACCAGGAATTCAACCTGGCCGAACACCTGACGGTGGCGCAGAACATGTTCCTCGGCCACGAAAAGACGCGCGGCTGGCTGCTGGACGAGGCCGCCATGCGCGAGGAAGCGTCGCGCTATCTGAAACAGGTGGGCCTGGACGTGTCGCCCGACACGAAGATCCGCGACCTCATCGTCGCCGAGAAGCAGCTGGTGGAAATCGCCAAGGCCCTGTCGCGCCGCGCCCGCTTTTTGATCATGGATGAGCCGACCGCCACCCTGACGTCGTCGGAAACCCAGCGTCTGTTTGCCGTCATGGCCCAGCTGAAAGCGGACGGCGTTACCATCCTCTACATTTCCCACAAGCTCGATGAAGTGGAGCGCAACACGGACGAGGTCATCGTCATGCGCGACGGGCGTTTCGTCACGCGCGAGCCGACGTCCAGCCTCACGCGCCAGCAGATGGCGAACCTGATGGTGGGACGCGAATTGTCGGACATGTTCCCGGTCAAGGTGGCGCTGGCGAAAGACGCTCCTGTGTTGCTGAAAGTGGAGGGCTTGTGCGTGCCCGGCTGGGCCAAGGAGCTGTCGTTCGAGGTGCGCGCCGGCGAAGTGCTGGGCTTTGCGGGCCTGGTGGGCGCGGGGCGCACGGAATCGTTCGAGGCCTTGTTGGGCTTGCGTCCGCGCAGCGCGGGCACGATCGAACTCAATGGCCGGCCGGTGGATATCCGTACCCCCAAGCAAGCCATGCAGCACGGCATGACCTATCTGAGCGAAGACCGCAAGGGCAAGGGCTTGCACGTCAACCTGGGCTTGCGCGAAAACCTCACGATGATGACGATGGAGCGCTATGCGCGGCCCTGGCTCGATGTGGCAGGGGAAAAGGCGGCGCTGGCCAAGGCCGTCGAGGATTTCAATATTCGCACGGGCGACCTGGACAGCCGCGCGCGCATGCTGTCCGGCGGCAACCAGCAAAAGCTGGCGCTGGCGAAATACCTGCATTCGGACCCGCGTGTCGTCGTGCTCGATGAACCGAGCCGCGGCGTGGACGTGGGCGCCAAGCGCGACATTTACTTTTTGATCCACCGCCTGGCCGCCGAAGGGCGCGCCGTGATCGTGATTTCATCCGAACTGATCGAATTGATTGGCCTGTGCCACCGGGTCGCCGTGATGCGCGCCGGCACCTTGCAAGCCACCCTGTCTGCTGACCACCTGACCGAAGAGGAGTTGATTGCCCATGCAACCGGCACGCACTGATACGAGCGTATCCCCCCTGGCCCAATTTGGCGCGCGCATCAAGGGCTTTGGCCCCGTGTTGGGCCTGTTATCTCTGTGCATCGCGGGCACCTTGCTCAACGGCGACTTCGCCACCCTCGACAACCTGATGAACGTGCTCACGCGCACGGCTTTCATCGGTATCATCGCCGTCGGCATGACTTTCGTGATTATCTCGGGCGGCATCGATTTATCGGTCGGCTCCATGGCGGCCCTGATCGCCGGCTGCATGATCTATTTCATGAATGCGCTGGCGCAAGGCGCGGGCGGCGACCTGGCGCCGATCACCATGCTGGTGCTGGGCATCGCCATGGCCCTCGTCCTGGGCGCCGGTTTTGGCCTGATGCATGGCTTGTTGATCAGCAAGGGCAATATCGAACCGTTCATCGTGACCCTGGGCACGCTGGGCATCTTCCGCGCCGTACTCACCTACTTGGCCGATGGCGGCGCGCTGACCCTGGACGCCACCCTGTCCGAGCTGTACAGCCCCGTCTACTACACGAGCGTGCTGGGCGCGCCGATACCGATCTGGATCTTTTTATTCGTCGCCGCGGCCGGCGCCATCATCCTCAACCGCACGACGTTTGGCCGTCACGTGCAGGCGATTGGTTCCAACGAACAAGTGGCGCGCTATGCGGCCATCAATGTCGATAGAGTCAAGATCGCCACCTACATGCTCTTGGGCGTGTGCGTGGGCATCGCCACGGTGCTGTACGTGCCGCGCCTGGGCTCGGCTACGCCGACGACGGGCTTGCTGTGGGAACTCGAAGCCATTGCCGCCGTCGTCGTGGGCGGCACGGCGCTGAAAGGAGGAGAAGGGCGCATCGTCGGCACCGTGATCGGCGCCATCCTCTTGTCCGTGATCAGCAATATCCTGAATTTGACCAGCATCATCAGTGTCTACCTGAATGCCGCAGTGCAAGGCGTGGTGATCATCGCCGTCGCCTTCCTGCA is part of the Janthinobacterium sp. 67 genome and harbors:
- a CDS encoding CsgG/HfaB family protein, translated to MKITMKSGMPAILLSIALGLAGCGEKAAQPSVASSAPKLTQTPDVGQVEQVITTATGSGISPGAALNDALKLAIMQVNGAAVQANSSNASMFEQVTATLDVDSTAGSGSASMKATMQGQAFAEQIISQSKGVVSSFKVVDVASPFSKGGLYKVEIEARIAKFKAPADSGKIKIVVAPLRSEQVSFNIGGRAVPAQEVLAPIRQQIIDALSQTGRFTVLDRQFEGELQDELNMITSGNSPSTDLAKLGQALSADLVWVGVVNEFAYQRHARKLQTSDRELVSYAGAWSVSQRMINLATRQILQSTTLRGEPPAIAATTLGSNFNESQTLKNMQAAIVKQATEAILLRTFPISIVERDGDNVVLSQGGNAVVENGRYRVYQQGKEIKDPQTGQSLGNMEKLCCEVRIERVAPNLSYGVLENVKIKLDGIAAGALQVREAAPVEKAIVKTEPVVAPVKTEVKRSTSAAAAKNATAVGGDKDW
- a CDS encoding LacI family DNA-binding transcriptional regulator, with protein sequence MPATLPSPLPTETVSISAVAAHAGVSVATVSRVMNEQAGVRAPTRDKVLASVAALGYRMNHLARSLRTAESRMLLTMVPDVGNPFYAQIVRGIDTVAREHGYFVLLCDTGADAGRERSYFDLLRMHRADGAICLDPDTVQHALSHESVSLPWVACCEFDPAVAVPYVGIDNHRAASDAVAHLLARGHTRIGLINSDERYLYARQRQQGYLDTLAAAGLPVQPQWVHTVQSLDYEAGTAATLKMMAQPDAPTAIFAVSDTLAIGVLSALRQLNKRVPEDVAVIGFDDIAIAAQIDPGLTTIAQPMRELGETAARLLLQRLADPAAQVPGVLLQHQLILRGSA
- a CDS encoding sugar ABC transporter ATP-binding protein; translation: MSVAVGFEGVCKDFGPVRVLHGVSFTLSPGRVYGLLGENGAGKSTLMKILAGYEGVSEGQLLIDGQPQRFMNSRAAESAGIVLIHQEFNLAEHLTVAQNMFLGHEKTRGWLLDEAAMREEASRYLKQVGLDVSPDTKIRDLIVAEKQLVEIAKALSRRARFLIMDEPTATLTSSETQRLFAVMAQLKADGVTILYISHKLDEVERNTDEVIVMRDGRFVTREPTSSLTRQQMANLMVGRELSDMFPVKVALAKDAPVLLKVEGLCVPGWAKELSFEVRAGEVLGFAGLVGAGRTESFEALLGLRPRSAGTIELNGRPVDIRTPKQAMQHGMTYLSEDRKGKGLHVNLGLRENLTMMTMERYARPWLDVAGEKAALAKAVEDFNIRTGDLDSRARMLSGGNQQKLALAKYLHSDPRVVVLDEPSRGVDVGAKRDIYFLIHRLAAEGRAVIVISSELIELIGLCHRVAVMRAGTLQATLSADHLTEEELIAHATGTH
- a CDS encoding ABC transporter permease, encoding MQPARTDTSVSPLAQFGARIKGFGPVLGLLSLCIAGTLLNGDFATLDNLMNVLTRTAFIGIIAVGMTFVIISGGIDLSVGSMAALIAGCMIYFMNALAQGAGGDLAPITMLVLGIAMALVLGAGFGLMHGLLISKGNIEPFIVTLGTLGIFRAVLTYLADGGALTLDATLSELYSPVYYTSVLGAPIPIWIFLFVAAAGAIILNRTTFGRHVQAIGSNEQVARYAAINVDRVKIATYMLLGVCVGIATVLYVPRLGSATPTTGLLWELEAIAAVVVGGTALKGGEGRIVGTVIGAILLSVISNILNLTSIISVYLNAAVQGVVIIAVAFLQRGRK